Proteins co-encoded in one Quercus robur chromosome 8, dhQueRobu3.1, whole genome shotgun sequence genomic window:
- the LOC126696356 gene encoding uncharacterized protein LOC126696356, giving the protein MDNGRTDPVKHVSHFNQKMTVHSKNETLMCKQGSSALRFLVVFVHKRKGDPENVLNRYWEMFNEIDDNFDDVAIRTFKVGLPTEHGLSKSLTGKPATSVRQLVDQIDKYKQVEEDQQQGKGKGKVIPQEKRDFRSNRYSNNRPQRNFAGQPGPTAPQMANTVFREPVYQVLEKIKNESYFK; this is encoded by the exons ATGGACAACGGTCGAACAGACCCTGTGAAGCATGTGAGCCACTTTAACCAGAAAATGACTGTGCACTCCAAGAATGagaccttgatgtgcaag cagggttcctcggccctTAGATTCCTTGTTGTCTTTGTCCATAAGAGAAAGGGAGACCCTGAAAATGTACTCAACAGATACTGGGAAATGTTCAATGAGATAGATGATAACTTTGACGATGTAGCCATCAGAACTTTCAAGGTCGGCCTACCTACCGAGCATGGCTTGAGCAAGTCTCTAACAGGGAAACCCGCTACCAGTGTACGCCAGCTCGTAGACCAGATTGATAAGTATAAGCAagtcgaggaggaccagcagCAAGGCAAGGGAAAGggtaaggttatccctcaggagaagagggatttcagaTCGAACCGCTACAGTAATAACAGACCCCAAAGGAATTTTGCTGGGCAACCTGGGCCTACGGCTCCTCAAATGGCTAACACGGTATTCCGAGAACCAGTGTATCAAGTtttagaaaaaatcaaaaatgaGTCATACTTCAAATGA